One window of the Actinomycetota bacterium genome contains the following:
- a CDS encoding amidohydrolase family protein, which yields MTDATITTAIRAGRLLDVEAGEVRTDQLVLLASDRIHEVRPWTDADPDLPAGIEVLDLSGHTVSPGLIDLHAHLVGQTEVETGANYAALVMRSGAQEAMNGVRNARNTLEAGFTTVRDVGTFRAFVDVALRDGIEAGWTPGPRMLCAGAYLTCSQGGGDVTGLAADVDAVVPRDLRFGVANSVDEVRTRVREILHFHADFIKVIATGAVMTQGTNPGTPEFTEDQLRVAVETAAEHGTFVAAHAHGAEGIKQAVRAGVRSIEHGSLMDDEAIAMMRDHGTYLVADIYCGDYIDEMGREHGWPVETLRKNTETTQAQRDGFAKAVELGVRCGFGTDSGIYPHGWNAKQLAYMVRFGMTPMQAIRSATIVAAECMDWSDRVGSIAPGKFADLVAVAGDGLADIGAFEDVALVIKGGEIVKDTRADDER from the coding sequence ATGACCGATGCGACGATCACCACCGCGATCCGCGCCGGCCGGCTGCTCGATGTCGAGGCCGGCGAGGTGCGCACCGATCAGCTCGTGCTGCTCGCCTCGGACCGGATCCACGAGGTGCGCCCGTGGACCGACGCGGATCCCGACCTGCCGGCGGGTATCGAGGTCCTCGACCTCTCGGGCCACACGGTGTCTCCGGGCTTGATCGACCTGCACGCGCACCTCGTCGGACAGACCGAGGTCGAGACCGGCGCGAACTACGCCGCCCTCGTGATGCGCAGCGGCGCCCAGGAGGCGATGAACGGAGTCCGCAACGCGCGGAACACCCTCGAGGCGGGGTTCACGACGGTCCGCGACGTCGGCACGTTCCGAGCGTTCGTCGATGTGGCGTTGCGCGACGGCATCGAGGCGGGCTGGACCCCCGGGCCGCGGATGCTGTGCGCCGGGGCCTACCTCACCTGCTCCCAGGGAGGGGGCGACGTGACCGGGCTCGCGGCCGACGTCGACGCGGTGGTTCCACGGGATCTCCGATTCGGCGTGGCGAACTCCGTGGACGAGGTGCGCACGCGCGTGCGCGAGATCCTGCACTTCCATGCCGATTTCATCAAGGTGATCGCCACGGGCGCGGTGATGACACAGGGAACGAACCCCGGCACCCCCGAGTTCACCGAGGACCAGCTGCGCGTCGCCGTCGAGACGGCCGCCGAGCACGGTACGTTCGTCGCCGCCCATGCGCATGGCGCCGAGGGGATCAAGCAGGCGGTGCGCGCGGGGGTCCGTTCGATCGAGCACGGATCGCTGATGGATGACGAGGCGATCGCGATGATGCGCGACCACGGGACCTACCTCGTCGCCGACATCTACTGCGGCGACTACATCGACGAGATGGGCCGCGAACACGGCTGGCCGGTCGAGACGCTGCGCAAGAACACCGAGACGACCCAGGCGCAGCGCGATGGGTTCGCCAAAGCGGTGGAGCTCGGCGTGAGATGCGGCTTCGGCACCGACTCCGGCATCTATCCCCACGGATGGAACGCGAAGCAGCTCGCGTACATGGTCCGATTCGGGATGACGCCGATGCAGGCGATCCGGTCCGCGACGATCGTGGCCGCCGAGTGCATGGACTGGTCCGACCGCGTGGGCTCGATCGCGCCCGGGAAGTTCGCGGACCTCGTCGCGGTGGCCGGCGACGGCCTCGCCGACATCGGCGCGTTCGAAGACGTCGCCCTCGTGATCAAAGGCGGCGAGATCGTCAAGGACACCCGGGCCGACGACGAGAGGTAG
- a CDS encoding ABC transporter substrate-binding protein, protein MDRSLRNRRFGGRFGVVTALVLAAMVTALPMAALAQEDGASPAGTSAAPDDEIVFRVGTLTNLDSPSVFTAGGCGCYEMLFLTYDMLFNFDPVTLEPGDLGLATDYEVRDGGRTWEITIRDGVRWSDGEPLTAADLAFTYSFIVEQDINLYKAYLGAVRGVEPPTFEAPDDTTLIWRASEPTRAPLTPPWIPILPEHIYGDMTLEEARSFENVPAVGSGPFVLTEWESDQFWTVERNEQYWGTTPTIDRVEFRVYSNEEAMVTALKSGEIDIADGLNPNLWRSLEGDENITIHEGTAGYFTNFAFNFGGQSEKADPNPALEDADVRLAIAHAIDRQVLVDNVLLGTGTVGTSVTLPLSPYHWDPEPGEEIGFDPAEAQRLLDTAGYDDTDGDGIREMPDGEPFELDTFVQSSDPAAVKSLRLIAGWLEDVGVLVNVDVVGGGEAGTRWGNGDFDAYVWGWGPEPDPDFILSVFTTDMCGVWSDGCYSDPAFDRMYEEQRVETDVEARKQMTLDMQRYLYEDNAELVLYYYNQLQAYRNDRFEGYVPAPQPEGFLVMGWGPYSYINLKPVEGASTASTGSSGVSGAVWIAVVAGALVIAGAVLVLRRRGNADDRE, encoded by the coding sequence GTGGACAGGTCGCTCCGCAACAGGCGCTTCGGCGGTCGCTTCGGCGTCGTCACCGCGCTGGTGCTCGCAGCCATGGTCACCGCGCTCCCCATGGCGGCGCTCGCGCAGGAGGACGGGGCCAGCCCGGCGGGTACCTCGGCCGCCCCCGATGACGAGATCGTCTTCCGGGTCGGAACCCTGACGAACCTCGACAGCCCCAGCGTCTTCACGGCCGGTGGGTGCGGCTGTTACGAGATGCTGTTCCTGACCTACGACATGCTGTTCAACTTCGATCCGGTCACGCTCGAGCCCGGTGACCTCGGGCTCGCGACCGACTACGAGGTCCGCGACGGCGGGCGAACGTGGGAGATCACGATCCGCGACGGCGTCCGCTGGAGCGACGGAGAGCCGCTGACGGCCGCGGATCTGGCGTTCACCTATTCGTTCATCGTCGAGCAGGACATCAACCTCTACAAGGCCTACCTCGGAGCGGTGCGCGGCGTCGAGCCGCCGACGTTCGAGGCGCCCGACGACACGACCTTGATCTGGCGCGCATCCGAACCTACCCGAGCCCCGCTCACGCCGCCGTGGATCCCGATCCTGCCCGAACACATCTACGGAGACATGACGCTGGAGGAGGCGCGTTCGTTCGAGAACGTCCCCGCGGTCGGCAGCGGGCCGTTCGTTCTCACCGAGTGGGAGAGCGACCAGTTCTGGACGGTGGAGCGCAACGAGCAGTACTGGGGGACGACCCCGACGATCGACCGGGTGGAGTTCCGCGTGTACTCGAACGAAGAGGCGATGGTCACCGCGCTGAAGTCCGGCGAGATCGACATCGCCGACGGTCTGAACCCGAACCTGTGGCGGTCCCTCGAGGGGGACGAGAACATCACGATCCACGAGGGAACCGCCGGGTACTTCACGAACTTCGCCTTCAACTTCGGTGGCCAGAGTGAGAAGGCCGACCCGAATCCCGCGCTCGAGGACGCCGACGTGCGTCTGGCGATCGCGCACGCGATCGACCGACAGGTCCTCGTCGACAACGTCCTGCTGGGGACCGGGACCGTGGGCACCTCGGTGACGCTGCCCCTGTCGCCGTACCACTGGGACCCGGAGCCGGGGGAGGAGATCGGATTCGACCCCGCCGAGGCGCAGCGGCTGCTGGATACCGCCGGGTACGACGACACCGACGGTGACGGGATCCGCGAGATGCCCGACGGCGAGCCCTTCGAACTGGACACCTTCGTTCAGTCGTCGGACCCGGCCGCAGTGAAGTCGCTGCGGCTGATCGCCGGCTGGCTCGAAGACGTCGGGGTCCTCGTGAACGTGGACGTGGTCGGTGGCGGCGAGGCCGGCACGAGGTGGGGCAACGGCGACTTCGATGCCTACGTCTGGGGGTGGGGTCCCGAGCCGGATCCCGACTTCATCCTGTCGGTGTTCACCACCGACATGTGCGGGGTCTGGAGCGACGGGTGCTACTCGGATCCGGCGTTCGACCGGATGTATGAGGAGCAGCGCGTAGAGACCGACGTGGAGGCGCGTAAGCAGATGACCCTGGATATGCAGCGATACCTGTACGAGGACAACGCGGAGCTCGTCCTCTACTACTACAACCAGCTGCAGGCCTACCGGAACGATCGGTTCGAGGGGTACGTGCCCGCTCCACAGCCCGAGGGCTTCCTGGTGATGGGCTGGGGTCCGTACTCCTACATCAACCTGAAGCCGGTCGAGGGCGCGTCGACGGCATCGACCGGTTCGAGCGGCGTGTCGGGCGCGGTGTGGATCGCGGTGGTCGCCGGCGCCCTCGTGATCGCGGGGGCGGTGCTCGTGCTGCGACGCCGCGGGAACGCCGACGACCGCGAGTAG
- a CDS encoding TetR/AcrR family transcriptional regulator — MPDLKSHKSTARSEAKRERIVDAAMRNFAEHGYQGARVEDIASELGIAKGSIFQHFGSKSGLFFEAYKKAVFAMPAWLDAPESVLEEGFFSTVLYWLKRTEHLIQDDWVPNRVLLIGNYGTDLQLKREINRFLVSEDPYGTLDFVEYGIGREEVRRDVDLDMVVSMLDWLAERFQDALVTEELDPGLFHRRGVPNRTDVRIEQFATLLRSAIGTTSVRASAAAIATADEDAPANAAT, encoded by the coding sequence ATGCCTGACCTGAAGTCACACAAGTCGACGGCGCGCTCGGAGGCCAAACGCGAGCGGATCGTGGACGCCGCGATGCGCAACTTCGCCGAGCACGGATATCAAGGGGCGCGGGTCGAGGACATCGCGAGCGAGCTCGGTATCGCGAAGGGCTCGATCTTCCAGCACTTCGGCAGCAAGTCCGGTCTGTTCTTCGAGGCGTACAAGAAGGCCGTGTTCGCGATGCCCGCCTGGCTCGACGCTCCGGAGTCGGTGCTCGAGGAGGGCTTCTTCAGCACGGTGCTGTACTGGCTCAAGCGCACCGAGCACCTGATCCAGGACGACTGGGTCCCCAACCGGGTGCTGTTGATCGGCAATTACGGCACCGACCTCCAGCTCAAACGTGAGATCAACCGGTTCCTCGTGTCGGAGGATCCGTACGGAACGCTCGACTTCGTCGAGTACGGGATCGGACGCGAGGAGGTGCGCCGCGACGTCGATCTCGACATGGTCGTGTCGATGCTCGACTGGCTCGCCGAACGGTTCCAGGACGCCCTCGTCACCGAGGAGCTCGATCCGGGACTGTTCCATCGCCGCGGAGTGCCGAACCGAACCGACGTGCGGATCGAGCAATTCGCGACGCTGCTGCGCAGCGCGATCGGGACCACATCGGTGCGGGCGTCGGCGGCCGCGATCGCGACCGCCGACGAGGACGCCCCGGCGAACGCGGCGACCTGA
- a CDS encoding inositol monophosphatase family protein codes for MLEAELSFALELADRADALSMEYFRTDLHVREKPDSSPVTEADVRVERLLRGAIEDRFPTDAVLGEEDGLDGEGSRRWILDPIDGTKNYADGVQVWATLICLEIDGEPLLGVVSAPALGERYQAVRGEGAMLNNRQIHPSRADRIDRAFVVFNDAADWVDGEYAAGFGDIVRTARRARGFGDFWGHMLVARGSADVMLQPSLATWDWAALQVVVKEAGGRMSTLEGDVLRHGGSVLTSNGRLHDEVIVRLAHGRRESRVPGRDPLTTSEPDRGAD; via the coding sequence GTGCTGGAAGCCGAACTGTCCTTCGCGCTCGAGCTCGCCGACCGGGCCGACGCCCTCTCGATGGAGTATTTCCGGACCGACCTCCACGTGCGGGAGAAGCCCGATTCCTCCCCGGTGACCGAGGCGGACGTGCGCGTGGAGCGCCTCCTCCGAGGCGCGATCGAGGACCGGTTCCCCACCGACGCCGTGCTCGGGGAGGAGGACGGTCTCGACGGCGAGGGCAGCCGGCGGTGGATCCTCGACCCGATCGACGGGACCAAGAACTACGCCGACGGCGTCCAGGTCTGGGCAACCCTGATCTGCCTCGAGATCGACGGAGAACCCTTGCTCGGGGTCGTCAGCGCCCCGGCCCTCGGGGAGCGCTACCAGGCCGTTCGCGGTGAGGGCGCCATGCTCAACAACCGTCAGATCCATCCCTCGCGTGCCGACCGGATTGATCGCGCGTTCGTCGTGTTCAACGATGCGGCGGACTGGGTCGACGGCGAGTACGCCGCCGGCTTCGGGGACATCGTGCGCACGGCGCGTCGCGCGAGGGGGTTCGGCGACTTCTGGGGGCACATGCTCGTGGCGCGCGGCTCGGCCGACGTGATGCTGCAACCCTCACTCGCCACGTGGGATTGGGCCGCCCTCCAGGTCGTCGTGAAGGAGGCGGGTGGGCGGATGAGCACGCTCGAGGGCGACGTCCTGCGTCACGGCGGCAGCGTGCTGACGTCGAACGGGCGCCTGCACGACGAGGTGATCGTCCGGCTCGCGCACGGGAGGCGCGAGTCACGCGTTCCCGGCCGCGACCCGCTGACGACGTCCGAGCCCGACCGAGGGGCTGACTGA
- a CDS encoding ABC transporter permease → MGVRRYLVRKCLGLLGTLVFALVLNFFLFRVMPGDPVRLLARQQELSLEEQQEQIELFGLDEPLGQQFVTYVGATLRGDFGISARTQRPVWDIIGERVMPTLLLVGLSTIFSMVFGLWIGIRGAWRRGSGFDKVTHIGSLALYSTPEGVLAIAFILVFSGWLGWFPAAGYSSPGLTGMAYVIDVLNHLVLPVLTLGLGYIGSYSVVMRESLLETMGEDYVGTARAKGLNESQVRRKHAVPNALLPTMTLVLYSFGYVIGGAVVTEYIFSFPGLGRLTAEAIGQQDFPLLQALFLLLTVSVLVFNLIADVLYGYLDPRVREG, encoded by the coding sequence ATGGGGGTCCGTCGCTACCTCGTCCGCAAGTGCCTCGGGCTGCTCGGGACGCTCGTGTTCGCGCTCGTGCTCAACTTCTTCCTGTTCCGCGTGATGCCCGGCGACCCGGTGCGGCTGCTCGCGCGCCAGCAGGAGCTCAGCCTCGAGGAGCAGCAGGAGCAGATCGAGCTCTTCGGGCTGGATGAGCCGCTCGGCCAGCAGTTCGTGACCTACGTCGGCGCGACGCTGCGCGGCGACTTCGGGATCTCGGCCCGGACCCAACGGCCCGTCTGGGACATCATCGGCGAGCGGGTCATGCCGACCCTGTTGCTCGTGGGACTGTCGACGATCTTCTCGATGGTGTTCGGCCTGTGGATCGGGATCCGCGGCGCGTGGCGGCGGGGGAGCGGCTTCGACAAGGTCACCCACATCGGTTCGCTCGCCCTGTACTCCACCCCGGAGGGTGTCCTCGCGATCGCGTTCATCCTCGTGTTCTCCGGCTGGCTCGGCTGGTTCCCGGCGGCGGGGTACTCCTCACCCGGGCTCACGGGGATGGCGTATGTGATCGACGTGCTCAATCATCTGGTGCTCCCGGTGCTCACGTTGGGGCTGGGCTACATCGGTTCCTACTCGGTCGTGATGCGCGAGTCGCTGCTTGAGACGATGGGCGAGGACTACGTCGGCACCGCTCGCGCCAAGGGACTGAACGAATCGCAGGTCCGCCGCAAGCACGCCGTTCCCAACGCGCTCCTCCCGACGATGACCCTCGTCCTGTACAGCTTCGGGTACGTGATCGGAGGAGCGGTGGTGACCGAGTACATCTTCAGCTTCCCCGGTCTCGGCAGGCTGACGGCCGAGGCGATCGGCCAGCAGGACTTCCCGCTGCTGCAGGCGTTGTTCCTGCTGCTCACGGTGTCGGTGCTCGTGTTCAACCTGATCGCCGACGTCCTCTACGGCTACCTCGACCCGCGGGTCCGGGAGGGCTGA
- a CDS encoding ABC transporter permease produces MRTPATEPDATGSARVDVSGRRLAWQRRRRSLGDVWRVFRHSPMGVTGLVTLLVFVVIAVAAPLLADPSSIDPTETITTNPLNAAPSSEFWLGTDDVGRPVVSLLIWGARISLLVGLTATVGTMLIGSIVGLAGGFAGGRLDGVLNALTNWFLVIPWIALAAVMATILGASVANIILVIAVTSWAGTARLVRAQTLTVRERPYVERARALGAGSWHLVTRHVFPNVFPVIFANTILTVALAILSETTLSLLGLGDPRSVSWGQTIGEAFDAGALTAGQWWWLLPPGVCVMLVCLAFTMCGYALDEIVNPKLRRR; encoded by the coding sequence ATGCGCACGCCTGCGACCGAACCCGACGCCACCGGATCGGCTCGCGTCGACGTGTCGGGTCGGCGCCTCGCATGGCAACGACGGCGACGGTCGCTCGGCGACGTGTGGCGCGTGTTCCGCCACAGTCCGATGGGGGTGACGGGCCTCGTCACGTTGCTCGTGTTCGTGGTGATCGCGGTCGCGGCGCCCCTGCTCGCCGACCCGTCGAGCATCGATCCCACCGAGACGATCACGACGAACCCCTTGAACGCCGCACCTTCGTCGGAGTTCTGGCTCGGTACCGACGACGTCGGCCGGCCGGTCGTCTCGCTGCTGATCTGGGGAGCGCGGATCTCGCTGCTCGTGGGACTGACCGCGACGGTGGGCACGATGCTGATCGGTTCGATCGTCGGGCTCGCCGGGGGGTTCGCGGGCGGCAGGCTCGACGGGGTGCTCAACGCGTTGACGAACTGGTTCCTCGTGATCCCCTGGATCGCGCTGGCCGCGGTGATGGCGACGATCCTGGGTGCCTCGGTCGCCAACATCATCCTCGTGATCGCCGTGACGTCGTGGGCGGGCACCGCACGGCTCGTTCGCGCCCAGACCTTGACCGTCCGCGAACGCCCCTACGTCGAGCGCGCCCGTGCCCTCGGGGCGGGGAGCTGGCACCTGGTGACCCGGCACGTGTTCCCGAACGTGTTCCCTGTGATCTTCGCCAACACGATCTTGACCGTCGCGCTCGCGATCCTGTCCGAGACCACGCTGTCGCTGTTGGGGTTGGGGGACCCGCGCAGCGTCTCGTGGGGGCAGACGATCGGCGAGGCGTTCGACGCGGGCGCGCTCACGGCCGGCCAGTGGTGGTGGCTGCTCCCGCCGGGTGTGTGCGTGATGCTCGTGTGTCTCGCGTTCACGATGTGCGGCTACGCGCTCGACGAGATCGTCAACCCCAAGCTCCGACGTCGCTGA